Sequence from the Equus asinus isolate D_3611 breed Donkey chromosome 5, EquAss-T2T_v2, whole genome shotgun sequence genome:
TCCTCCCTTCACCATCTGTTTCACCACTATTCCCTGGGCACCTGGGGAGACTCAGGCACTCCAGGAGATGTGGCAGCAAACAAGGTGAATATAATCCTGGTCCTCAAGGAAGACCATTGGGGGATGCAGACCTGGACACAGGAGTCACCAATCATCGTGCTGCTCTGGGGAATtaaggaaggcttcctgaaggaagtGCCTGTCCCAGTGGCAGTCTGATGGAGGAGCTGGAGTTAGCCAGGTGAAGGGAAAGTGTTCACCGGACCACGTCTGGTGAGTTCAGCTCCACTCCAGCAAAATCAAGAGGGCCACCTgagggagccagggctgggacagCCCAAGAGGGATTTTaatctggggggtggggggtggcgaGTAGCCGTGAGGCTAGAGAGGAAAGGATAGATTCTAGAGACACCTGGAGGGAAGAGTCTGCAGGGATTGGTGACGGATGGGATTGGAAATGTGTGCAGGAAagcctgagggaggaggaggagcaaggaTGAAGCCCTGATTTCTGGCTGGGAGTCTGGGCTTTGTGGGAAAAGACGAAGTTTAAGAAGCCTCTTtccaagagagaagagaatgtttCCAGGAGCGAGGGTTCAGCGGGCCCAAGCTGTGGAGAGGTCAAGCTGGCCAAGGACTGAACAGCGCCCACTGAACTCAGCGACAAGGAGGCGACTGGGGCCTTAGAGAGAGCAGAGTCGGAGCGTGATGGGGCAGAAACCAGACTGGAGTGGATTGACTCTTGGGAAAGAGCTAAAGTAGGGAGTGTAGACAGCACTTTCAAGAAGGGGCGAGAGTGTTGAATGGAGGTAGATGGGGGGGGTTGAAGgagggttttgttttattgtaagAGGGCGAGGCTGGAGTGCATCCAGGGGGAGGTGCCAGCATGGTGAGGGGCGTGGCATGGTGAGGGGAGTCGTGGAGCACTGACTAGGAAGGAGGAGCTTTCCTGGGAGCCCTGAGGGCCCAGGGCTGGAGACGTGGAGGCACCGAGGGCTGGTGCTGTCCAGCTGCTGGTTTTCTTTTCACCTAACAAGGCTTAGCAGTTTGGGCCCAAACTTGGAGGAGGCAGAAGCCTGGACTGAGGCAGGCTTGAGACCTTCCTGGGCAGCTTTGGCAGAAGGACAAAGGAACAAGTTGCCAGACAAGGTAAACTGCAAGAGAGTAGCTGGAGTAAGGCAGTGCGGGTTCTCGGATGGAGGCGTAAAGAAGCAGAAGCATGAGGCCCGCAGTTCCAGGATGGCATCAGATCAGAGAACAGTCACAGCCAGAGGCGCTGCGGAGTCGCGCACAGATTTAGAAGACACACAgcctaggtttgaatcccagctctgctacatATTATCACCAtgtctgtgaccctgggcaagtgattcaacctctctgagcctctgtgtccCTGTCTGAAAATAGAGATGGCAATAGCATCTAGCTCTAGGATTGTCACATGGCCTAAATGAGTTAGTAATATAAAGGGCTtacacagtgtttggcacatagtgggtgctgtTCAAGTGTTTCAGTAGTGGTAGCGATGGGGTTATCGTCGAAAGGAAGATGTCTAGGCTTCTCAGAGATGGAACAGTTCAGGGTGATGACAGGAGTTATGAAGTCCCAGGGGTGaccaggtggggaggagggcagctgAAGTAGAATGGAGGAATTGGGCGTTAGAGATGAGGAGCCAAGGAGGGCACAGGGTGGGGCAGTTGTGCAAAGGATGTTGAAGTCCCTCAGGGAGAGCAGGACTAGGACTGGAGGGAGAGAGCTCATCCCAAAGCCTCGGAAGGAGTTGGGCAGGAAGGGCAGTTCCCCCCGCAGCCAGTCTGCagtcccctccctccagccctccctcTGGCTCCAGGCAGCTGAGGTGCGTGGAGTGGAGGTAGAGGCCCAGGCTGAGGTTGGAGATCCAAGTCTGGCCACAGACACGGCCTTGGTGGGGGCTGTGGCCCAAGAAGTCTGGTGGGCAAGTCTGAGAGCACCAGGGAGGACCAGAAGAGAGCAGGAGGCCCAAACACAGAGCCGTGATGGCTGCAGAGCAGGCTTCAGAGTCCCATGTCACGGGGTTCCCTCAGCTGCGCCGGAAGCCAGAGCCTGCAGGGCCCACAGAGACCATCTAGACCAAACTCCCACTTTACCCGCAGAAAACTGAGCCCCAGTGAAGGGAACGGCGAGTGCTCGCCTGTTGCGGGGACCCCGTTGTATATAGGCAGGCATCATCAGAGCAGCTGGAACAGAACTCCTACCCCCATCACCCCTCCCAGGGGCTCCTGCTTTCCGCACCGCCAAATTACCTCCTTCCACCTCCACACTCCCAGGCAAAAGGAAGTCTCCAGAGGTACCTACTGGGCAGCTCATTTCCACCAGATATGCAGGCAACAGAGAGAATGTCTGTCTGCCTGGCTACATATTGGCCTGTGTCTGTAACTCTCAGTGTgtaatgtatctgtatctgtatttctgggtatctctggTCACTGAGTGtacatgtgtgatgtgtgtgtgtgtgtgtgtgtgtgtctgtgtgcatgcacatgcacccAGGGATGAGGATCATGGGGCCCAGGTGTCAGACACGGGAGCTAGGAAGTCACACCTCCAGACTTCAGTCTCAAACCTTGTTTCCAGCTGGGGGAatctgtgtgagtgtgcgtgtgggattggctggggtgggggcggtggCAGCTCTTTGGGGCTCCAGGGAGGCAAAATTCAGTTGGCAGAAGCTGAGAGCTTCCAGGGTGGTGAATAACCGGCTATGAGTAACGGTGACGGGCAGGTTCCCTGAGGGTGGGGGCGTaatggagaggggaggagggtggggataGAGCACTGGGCCTGGGGGGCAGccagaggagggggctggcctaGACTTTCATGGACTGGCCAAGACTAAGGGGAACAGAGGGGTTCACAGTGAGGGGTAAAGAGCTCAGGCTGAGCAAATAAGGGACTCAGTCTCACATGGAGGACGGGGGGCTGGGACCAGTGGCTGATGTCTGGACCAAAGCCCCAGCCCCCTTGCCCAGAGGCTCTTGGGCCTTGGAGCAGGAGCCTCGGGCCAGGGGGCCTGGCAGCTGTCCCTGGTCAAGCACCTGCGCTTGCACAACACAGACCCCCCAGATCCATGAACTGGGCCAGCGGGGGAGGGGGGTGACCTGAAGGGGCTTCAGATGAAGACTCCCTCCCCGGAGCTCTTGCCTCCACCTACTGAAGACCACCCTCCTTGGGCCCCAAGCTTGTTGATGATTAATCAATTACTGGATTTTTAGGAATTCTGATGTAGCAGAAACATGGGCTTTTCAATCTGACAGAAGTGGGTTCGAATCTCAGCTTTACCTGTGACAACTGAGTAAATGGGGGAATCTTCCTTCATGTCTCTGAGCCTCGGCTTCCTCACTCCGAACTGGGTTCAGGACTGCGACAGCCGGCAGGGTTGTGGCCAAGTTAACTGTGTTAGTATGGGGGAAGAGCTAAGCACACAGCCCCTGTTCAGTGTGAGCGCCCCTCCCCCGTAATCGGACCGCCTGTGCTGCAGGTGCTTCTCAGGGGAGTGACTTAATCCCAGCCCAAAGCAAACAGCCATATTACAGGTAAATGTATCATTGTTTGAGACCTTTTGATGCATTGGCAGTATTTTCTGAATAAGTTTCCATATCTACCTTCACAAACCACAGGGAGTTGCGGGTGGGCAGCAGGTTAACCAGTTCAGAGACAGTAATTTGGTTAAATCTTCCCCTTTGCATTCAGGCAACCGAGGCCCCGAGTGGGgccccaaccttcccaagttgcCCAACCAGACCAAAATCAAGAACCCCGGTTGTCTGGGGCCCGGCCCCTAGTGTCTGCCTCTGCCGCAACCTGCTTCTAGCCTGAGCTCCCAGATAGAGGCCACAGGGCCTTCCCAGCCAGGGGCAGGGCCGCAGAGAGCGGAACTGCTTGTCCAGGGTCGTGCACAGCGGAACGGCAGTGGTCAGAGCACTGTCTTCACGGGGAAAGGCCTGGTTCTGATCTAGCTTGGCCACAGACTCCCTCCATGACCTTCCCcactccaagcctcagtttcccccatctGTAGATGAAGGGATCAAACTGGGTGATCTCCATGGGCTCAGCAGAATGCTCACTAGAGAGAAAATCTGTTCCAATCCTTAAAGTCAAGATTCAGAGCAATGACCTTCCCTTCGGCCCAGGCAATGGGGTTGATGGCTGAGTTTAGGATGAAGTAGAAAGGGCTTGAAGGATTGGGGATTATATAGCAATAGCATCCCAAATAGCATGAACTTGGAGGATCCTGCTTCTGAAATTAAATACTCCAGCCTGGAAGTGACACAAGTCACaattcattggccagaactagtcccACAGCCCCACCTAATGACAAATTGGCCAGGAAGAGCAATCTTCACATGTGTTGAGAAGGAGGGAGAACTGAAAAGATTTAGTAAACAGCACAGTGACACCCCACAACAGACATAGCCAGAGCATCCACAACAAAACAGTGCCCAATAGTGCAAGAGCCCCAACTGGAAGGCCACAGCCCACCAGATGGAAATGGTGCTGCAAACTGAATTACAAGAGCTGAGTGACCTCAACACCTCACCCCTGCGCACCCCAGATCCCAGGTAACCAGGGTGCAGCACCCATGTGCCCTTAGACTTTCTCTGTCTGGGGTGGAGACTCTGGGAGTGGTTTTGTCTTCTAGACTCAGCTCTGCCTCCCAGGAGGGAGTAAGAATCATCCACTGCAATTAGCACTCGGAAGCTCAGCCCCTGGGCAGGTATTTGCTTTTGTTGAACTGAGTGTGCTGAGCCCAGGAAGGAGCAAAGTGAGTTACCTTCCctgagagaaacagaaagcacaCCCTGCCCTCCTCTGTGGTTGACATTTGAGCAGTGTATGTGTTAATTACAGGAGCTAAGCTACAGGGCCTTGAGGAGAGCCTATGCCCTGTGcttcagtcattcaacaagcatttagcAAACCTAGCACTGTGCTAGGTTGAGAGCTCAGGCTTCAGGGTCAGAACACCAGGTTTCAAATTGTGGCGCCACTGCTGCCACTCAGTGGTCTTGGGTGAGTGTAGTTAATCTTTCTGTGCTTCAatatcctcatctataaaatggggttatAACAGTAATCTTAATCGcatgttgtgaaaattaaatgagatattattgCAAAGTGCTCAGCATAGCACAACTAACTTAGCATTCTGAAAGTGCTAATTTCAGATTCTCATCTAGACTTGTTTCTGGCTAAGATAGACCAGCTTGTATCACACCGGCTCCCTCACTGAGGATAACTAAAAAGGCTGGATTAAATATTTAAGGAGTCTGTGTAAAGGCATGGGAGAGCTGCCAAGGCAGTAAGGACTTGAGGGGCCAAGGtcttggagagaagagaagtaatATTTGGTTTCACTTTTTCCCTTAAGGCATTTTTCAGTTTGTAGGGGGCAGTGGTCATGGAGTTGAGAAGTCAAAATTGGAATTTAGGGCTTAAAAAGGGGAGAGGCCTTGTTAAATACCTCTAGCTTTTATTTGAGAGGCCCAAAGGCCTATCCTCTGGGATACTCAGATAGACACAAACACAGCTCCCAGTCAGTGCAATCCTAGATTGGGTCAAGTGGCTTGTCCCTTCTTTAGCTGCCTGACTTCTTCTCTGGAGGAAGATAACATTATCCAGTGCCTTATGCTGTCTCTACAGTTTTTCATATACAGTGTTGGGCATTTGATAAAAAATTATCTGGCATCCCAGGAGATAAGAATAAATGACCAAAAACCAAGAGCAATTAAACAGACAATAGAAACAGGAGATCCAGATGTTAGAGTTTTCAGATATGGACTTTAAAGAGTTTAATATGTTCAAGTAAATAGATAAGAAGAGGATTCTTTTAATAGAAAcctggaatctacaaaaaagaatcaagagaaaattctagaactgaaaagttataataattgaaattaagaacTGAATGGATGTATTTTACAGcaaagaagacacagataaaGAGAGGATTAGTGAACTGGAtgataaatcaatagaaaaatatccagacagaagcaagagagaggaaaaatggcTAGAAAATACAGAATAGAATGTAAGAGACATGTAGGACAATGTCAAATGGTTGAACGTGCACAATTAgggtctcagaaggagaggagagagagaatggggataACGAAAAtggctgaaatttttccaaaactggggggccgggggtgggggggagaacAAGCCATAGATTGTAGAAGTACCAGGAagcccaagaaaaagaaatacaaagaaaatcgcACTGAGgcacatcatagtaaaactgcTGAAACAAAATGAGAGCCTTGGACCCTCCAGCCAGCCAGGGCCTCCCCTATCCTTGTCCAATGTCAGCTTTCAGGAGTCTGTTGTGAGCTTAGGTGAAGGGCCAGACTCCATCCCCTCCATCAGCCTCAGACTGAGCCTTTCCCACAAGAGGGAAGAAGCTGCTTTGTCAGATAATGTCCGGTATTGATGAGGTGGGAAGGGACTTGAAAAAGGGGGAAAATTTGGGACTCATTGCCCCTCCTGAGAGCAACAGGAAGAAGGTGTTGGGGTTTACCTCCACATAAACCCCAAAGGGCTCAAACCCTTCTCTTTAAAATGAAGCAAGATTGCATACGCTGTGAACCAGATCACGTGTTCTCTGACTCTGTTCTCAGGATGTCTTGTCTTCCTTTTAGTCCAGCCTCTAGAGGCCAAATCCACTTCCCTccatgaacctcagtttcctcgctGTAAAATGTGCTGTTAATAAATATGAAGCAGTTGTAGGGATTCAGTGATGTCACGCAGGTGAATGTGCTTTGGCGACTACACATTACTGCACCCCTTCAGTGGGTGCTGTTTCTAACTGGCAGAACCAACAGCTGCAGGTTGAAGAGAGTGGATGGTTCATGGAGATGTGGAGCTTCCTGAGGAATCTGTGGTCTGTAAATGCCCTCCATGGTCAGCACATGCTTGCTTGACCAGGATTTGGGGATTTCTGACTTCCTGCCAGCTGGGTGTATCAGCAAGGTGCTTCTGGCTAGAGTCCCAGTGGAATTTCCACCTCTCACCATAGTGCCACGGGAGGGAGCCCTGAGGTCATCAAATCTGGGCAGAGGGGAGGTGAGCCTCCAGGCTCCCTGACCTGCTTAGGCCAGGCTGATTCCAACCTGTGTCCGGAGTGAGGACCCGAACTGTCCCTCCCTGGCACTAGCCCTCGTTTTCACTCACTCAGTCATCAAATTGTCTCCAACCCCACTGTGTGTGGGCTTTGGACACTCAGGAAGGACAACTCAGGACTGTCCCTGAGGCACTTCCACCTGAGGGACAGACCAGCTGTTCTGTTTCCAAACTCAACATGACCGACCTCCCAGATCTGAGACCTCATGGTCCCCTTCTCTGTCAACCACAGTGACCACATGGCTAAGACTTACTGAATTctcactgttctaggcactgttctgagcacttgCTTTAGCTTCAAGCATTAAATTCTCACTACAGCCTATGAGGTAGGTTCTGTTATTAGCTCCACATTACAGGTGTTAACACTGAAGCATAGAGAGCTAGGCCACCTATACAGGTCATGCTCTGTTACTCATTCTACATACTTTGCCCAATCCTGTGGTGCCTCTCTTGCCCCCACTCAGGGCCTTTTTCTGGCACATTTTCACAATTCTAACACAGCCCCATCGCTATGATCTCATCCTTTCAGTGCCTTTATACCTGTGATTGCATGTTATAGAACAGAACTCTCAAATGGAAGTCATAAATCTCTAGACTCTAATTACATTACTCTTGCTTCTGCATGTACTCCCAGAATTCTAGAATCCAGTAATAGATCCCAGAACCAGGTAAACTAGAGAATCCCAGAAAGGAATTCTAGCATCCAGTGATTGGGCTTTTGAGTCCAGGCTCCACACTAGAAACCTTGGGGTGGAATAGGGGCAGGATTGGAATCTAACAGAAAGCCCACTCTAGAAAGGACCAGGGACCTTGGGTCTGCTCCAGCCAGTGTAGGAACTGTCCCTTCTCACTGGCCATCAGAAACATCAGGAGCTCCTCACTCTCACATAGTCACTCAACTGATGTTGGGGGCCTCAGCTGATATTCAGGAAAGTTAATGTCACTTCTAAGCCTACAAGATCCTGCGTGGGGACACCCAGGCCAGGCGACAGGTCATTCGGTCCTGCTCCTGGATCTTGGGTAAACTGCTAGacatctctgggcttcagtttcctaatGTGGACAAGGAGAGGCTAGACGAGATGATTTCTAAGGCCTCTACCACTGAGGGCAGGGAGTTGTCTAAATCCCAAGAGCTGCCACCTGCTCTCTAATTAGGGCCACTGATAATGATGGTGATCATTTAATGGGCACCTatgcactgtgctgagcacttcaCAGCCATTCACTAGTTTAATTTAATTAGTCCAAGAAGGcttctgggaggagagaggggaggagctgTGTCTGTCTGGAGGACAAGAGAAAGTGCTGAAGGGGGGAGGATGGCAAGATCAGCCACGAGGGACTCCAGGGCCTGGGTGGGGAAATACTGGGCAGAATCTTCCCACATGGGGTGGGTTTTTGCTtcccagaggcagaggcagggggctggccaAGATGACCTCTGCACTCCCAGGCACTGGATGTAGCCACAGAACTGAGATGGGGTTGGAAGCCGAGATGCCCAGCTGACCCCTCCCTCTTGCTCTGTACCCACAGGACGACTGGGAGCTCTTTCCCTGGCATGTGTGCTGGCCCGGGCCGGCGGCAGGAAGGAGCTTGATGAGTGCCCGGCGTCCCCAGGCCGATGCCGCCCGCAGAGAAGAGCCAGGGACCCCCGGCCCGGGCGCCCGCAGGCCGCGCTCAGGGCCGGTTGCCCGGCCTGCCGTCGCCGGCGCTCTTCTGCGCCTGCGGGCTGTGCCTGCTGCTGGCCGGCGTGAACGTGACGCTGGTGGGCGCCTTCGCCTCTTTCCTGCCCGGGCACAATGCGCCGCTCATCGTGGGGCCGGCGCTGCTCGTGCTGGCGCTCGGCTTCTTCGCCGCCTGCTGCGTGTGTAGCCGCCGGAGCTCCGCGTCCCACGCGCGCTCGGGGGCGGCCGCGGGCCCGGGccagggcggcggcggcggcgccagGCCGGTGGCGCTGGAGATGGAGAGCAGTGAGCGCATGGCGCAGGACACCACGGCCGTGCAGCTCAGCCCCGCCGCCTCGGCCGCTTCCTCCGGCCGCTCCAGCCCgggccccagccccggccccttCGCCCTGGATGCCCCCGCACCCGCCGCCGTCTACGCTCCGCGCTCCGAGGGGCTCCAGCTCAATCTGCCCCGGGAGCGCTTCGCCCCCTAGCGGACGGGTCCCCAGTCCTGAGTCCCCTGTCCGCGTTCAGtgccatttaagaaaaaaaagggagaaaaagaagacaagaaaatttTCATAGGGGTCCGGCCCTGGGCACAGGTGGCCTCATCTGTCCCATCTCTGGAACTTCTGGAGAGGAGAATGTGGTGATCGTGTCGAGGCACAGCCCCCAAAGGACGGAGCAGCGCCTTGGCCCCTTAGCTGGGGTCTGCTGGGGTCCACCAGGCCCTACTTTACCTCACTCCCCAGACTTGATGAAA
This genomic interval carries:
- the TMEM275 gene encoding transmembrane protein 275 produces the protein MPPAEKSQGPPARAPAGRAQGRLPGLPSPALFCACGLCLLLAGVNVTLVGAFASFLPGHNAPLIVGPALLVLALGFFAACCVCSRRSSASHARSGAAAGPGQGGGGGARPVALEMESSERMAQDTTAVQLSPAASAASSGRSSPGPSPGPFALDAPAPAAVYAPRSEGLQLNLPRERFAP